The sequence CCGGACAAATTCTCCAAAATCAATAACTCCATTATGCTTTGCATCAAACACATCAAATACCTGTACCAAGTTGCCAATAACAAGATGCAAATATCAACTACAtataaaaacaatgaagaaaaTTCGATCAAGGATTACCAATACCAAGGTATGAGTAGAATCGTTGTTTACTATATCGTCTCTGCCATATAAATTAACAATTAACAGAATTTTGAACCCATTTATAATCCAAAAAATGCCATTTCGTGGATATGATACTCCTATGTGGCTCTCGGGCTGTTTATACAGTTGAGATCCTTAATGTGATGCTAAACAAATCCTTGTTATTTTCTGGAACCAAGACCCTTCAAAAAGTCTGATAGTTCTCATGATCTGTCATACTGTCAGGAATTTAATTGAATTGCATATTGAGGACGAAAGAGCATGAAATTAATGTGAAGAAGAGCACCCTGTCAGTAAAAAGATTCGGCTTTCTACTGTTCCTACAAAGTGCAAGTCGGAATTCTTCCTGCCATAAAGCAACCAGAATTAACACTGAGTCGACATGACATTTTAGACCAATACAAATAGCTAAAAACCCCTTCACGCAAAAATACCTTTTGAATAAGATCATCATCAGTCATGGAACTGCTTAACTTCTTGAATAAAACATGCAAAGCCTCTATTTCATTCACAGTAACTGTCAAACATGTATTCCAAAGAAAGAAATTAGATTTAGAAATGCAAGGTGCCATATCAGGGTAAGCATAGAATTATAACAGAACGTTAAAAACAAGCCTCAATGCTAAATAAGTGATGTTGGCTGCATGAATTCTATGTTCAACTCTTGAAATATTACTTACAGGTTGTTTCAGATGCAAGAATAGCAAGATCCTCACTTTTAAGTCtccatttgtttttcttcaagcCAATGCAGCACAAGAAGGTATGCATGATTCCAATAGAACACTGTACGAGAACTTTTTATTGTTTGTGCCAAAATTGCTGTCCTCCAACAACAATTGAGAAAACAAGTCAATAGGATTACACAAATAGTTTCAATACATTTCCTAAGAGTACTACTTGGA is a genomic window of Tripterygium wilfordii isolate XIE 37 chromosome 16, ASM1340144v1, whole genome shotgun sequence containing:
- the LOC119980209 gene encoding calcineurin B-like protein 7 isoform X2 yields the protein MHTFLCCIGLKKNKWRLKSEDLAILASETTFTVNEIEALHVLFKKLSSSMTDDDLIQKEEFRLALCRNSRKPNLFTDRVFDVFDAKHNGVIDFGEFVRSLSIFHPKASEAEKIEFAFKLYDLRQTGYIEREETMTEADSKGDGRIDEEEWKEFVSKNPAILKNMTLPYLKEITLAFPSFVLSSEVQD